Proteins encoded by one window of Manis pentadactyla isolate mManPen7 chromosome X, mManPen7.hap1, whole genome shotgun sequence:
- the CLDN2 gene encoding claudin-2 produces the protein MASLGLQLVGYILGLLGLLGTLVAMLLPSWRTSSYVGTSIVTAVGFSKGLWMECATHSTGITQCDIYSTLLGLPADIQAAQAMMVTSSAISSLACIISVVGMRCTVFCQDSRAKDRLAVVGGVFFILGGLLGFIPVAWNLHGILRDFYSPLVPDSMKFEIGEALYLGIISSLFSLVAGIILCFSCPPQGNRSNYYDAYQAQPLATRSSPRPGQPPKVKSEFNSYSLTGYV, from the coding sequence ATGGCCTCTCTTGGCCTCCAGCTTGTAGGCTACATCCTGGGCCTTCTGGGGCTATTGGGCACCCTGGTTGCCATGCTGCTTCCCAGCTGGCGAACAAGTTCTTATGTCGGTACCAGCATTGTGACAGCAGTCGGCTTCTCCAAAGGCCTCTGGATGGAGTGTGCCACGCACAGCACAGGCATTACCCAGTGTGACATCTACAGCACCCTTCTAGGCCTGCCTGCTGACATCCAGGCTGCCCAGGCCATGATGGTGACATCTAGTGCCATCTCCTCGTTGGCCTGCATTATCTCTGTGGTGGGCATGAGATGCACAGTCTTCTGCCAGGACTCCCGAGCCAAAGACAGATTGGCAGTAGTGGGCGGAGTGTTCTTCATCCTTGGGGGCCTCCTGGGTTTCATCCCTGTTGCCTGGAATCTTCATGGGATCCTGCGGGACTTCTACTCCCCACTGGTGCCTGACAGCATGAAATTTGAGATTGGAGAGGCTCTTTACTTGGGCATTATTTCCTCCCTGTTCTCCCTTGTGGCTGGAATCATCCTCTGCTTTTCCTGCCCACCCCAGGGAAATCGCTCCAACTACTACGATGCCTACCAGGCCCAGCCTCTTGCTACCAGGAGCTCTCCAAGGCCTGGCCAACCACCCAAAGTGAAGAGTGAGTTTAACTCCTATAGCCTGACAGGGTATGTGTGA